A part of Gemmatimonas groenlandica genomic DNA contains:
- a CDS encoding TolC family protein → MNRRNRVGQTVVGVVIFGAVVMTAPLGAQGLSGDDGARPVSLREAIELAAKNSPAAVSARGLDRNASAARRQALGSYVPNVNLTAGTGRTQGTTINNFNGQLTSLSGNPWSYNNGLALNVEVFDGGRRWSEIKRIRATADVADVSAVSARFDASLQVKQQFYAALAARESAAAAKAQLEQAEQQLKASTARLAAGVATKSDSLRSAILVGNARLAVLTAENDLRVATASLTRVAGSTTPITASPSDTLDTPMTLPTDEELAMLANDGPAVRLAISNVAVARAAKRSQKSTYLPTLTMSYNYAFSQNAGGFAGRQLFLVGGNNASRQTMNFNIAYQLFNGFQRESQTVQADVTLTNAEAQLRDVQLGARQNLTSFVRSLQNAQARVQVQLAAIAASEEDLRVQQQRYALGASTLLDLLTSQTQLNQARQALIQARLDGRIARAQLSSLVGREL, encoded by the coding sequence GTGAATCGCAGGAATCGTGTTGGACAGACCGTCGTTGGCGTCGTGATCTTCGGGGCGGTCGTGATGACCGCCCCGCTTGGCGCTCAGGGGTTGTCGGGCGACGATGGCGCGCGTCCGGTCAGCCTGCGCGAGGCGATCGAACTCGCGGCCAAGAACTCGCCGGCGGCCGTATCGGCGCGTGGTCTTGATCGCAATGCGTCGGCGGCGCGTCGTCAGGCCCTCGGCTCGTACGTGCCGAACGTCAACCTTACGGCGGGTACCGGGCGGACGCAGGGTACCACGATCAACAACTTCAACGGTCAGCTCACGTCGTTGTCGGGCAATCCGTGGAGCTACAACAACGGCCTCGCGCTGAACGTCGAAGTGTTCGATGGCGGTCGCCGGTGGTCGGAAATCAAGCGCATCCGCGCGACGGCCGACGTGGCCGACGTGTCGGCGGTGTCGGCGCGCTTCGATGCGTCACTGCAGGTGAAGCAGCAGTTCTATGCAGCGCTCGCCGCGCGCGAGTCCGCGGCCGCCGCGAAGGCGCAGCTGGAGCAGGCCGAACAGCAGCTCAAGGCGTCCACCGCGCGATTGGCGGCCGGCGTCGCGACCAAGTCGGATTCGCTGCGTTCGGCGATTCTGGTGGGCAATGCGCGTCTCGCCGTGCTGACGGCCGAGAACGATCTGCGCGTCGCTACGGCGTCGCTCACGCGGGTGGCCGGGTCCACCACGCCGATCACCGCGTCCCCCAGTGACACGCTCGACACGCCAATGACGCTGCCGACCGACGAGGAGCTGGCGATGCTCGCCAACGACGGTCCCGCCGTGCGTCTGGCCATCTCGAATGTGGCGGTCGCCCGCGCGGCCAAGCGGTCGCAGAAGTCGACGTACCTGCCCACGCTCACGATGTCGTACAACTACGCCTTCAGTCAGAACGCTGGAGGCTTTGCGGGTCGGCAACTGTTCCTGGTCGGTGGCAACAACGCGAGCCGTCAGACGATGAACTTCAACATCGCCTATCAGCTCTTCAACGGATTCCAGCGCGAGTCGCAGACGGTGCAGGCCGATGTCACGCTCACGAATGCCGAAGCGCAGCTCCGCGACGTGCAGCTGGGGGCCCGCCAGAATCTGACGTCGTTCGTGCGCTCGCTGCAGAACGCGCAGGCGCGCGTGCAGGTGCAGCTGGCGGCGATCGCGGCCTCGGAAGAAGATCTGCGCGTGCAGCAGCAGCGCTATGCGCTCGGCGCGTCCACGTTGCTCGACCTGCTCACGTCACAGACGCAGCTCAATCAGGCGCGTCAGGCGTTGATTCAGGCCCGCCTCGATGGTCGCATCGCCCGCGCGCAACTCTCATCGCTCGTGGGGCGTGAACTCTGA
- a CDS encoding efflux RND transporter periplasmic adaptor subunit, producing MRALVPFRARGLALPALLASSVLVGCGAKKEAAPVIGTAVVDRRTIVVDAQATGAVEPINVIEVKSKASGQITRMPVETGSQVKAGELLVQIDTRDVKNQYEQSAADLRSAQASLEVAQSQKKRSDELYKTRIITTQEYEAAQLGLTQAQGAIVRASTNVDLAKQRLEDATVIAPVNGTIIDKPVSLGQVIASATGSVSGGTTLLKMADLTKVRVRALVNETDIGNVRPGQSTRVTVDAYPERPFQGVVEKIEPQAVVQQSVTMFPVIVSLDNNEGLLKPGMNGEVSMLIDRRDNVLAVSNDAVRTVREAAVAATFVGLNPDRVSAQVREMQAQMRSSGGGNGAGAGQPAGDMPSAKAVQMGEKKADAKGAPTSDRRGGAPTAAGGNSGGNGGARSAGGSVTRVRTALVFVEDAPGKFSPRLVRLGASDYDFSEVVSGLKEGEKVATLAVQALQAKRDQQNDRFRSMTGAGGMPGVQSTTGGAGGRPAGGGGGGGGGGGGGARGRWWRASSRRSLTCYTPRPFAWRWARCEPTNCARSSPCLAS from the coding sequence ATGCGTGCTCTGGTGCCGTTTCGCGCGCGTGGACTGGCGCTCCCCGCGCTCCTGGCCAGCAGCGTGCTGGTCGGATGTGGCGCGAAGAAGGAAGCAGCGCCGGTTATCGGCACGGCGGTCGTCGACCGCCGCACGATCGTGGTGGATGCACAGGCGACCGGCGCCGTGGAGCCGATCAACGTCATCGAAGTGAAGTCGAAGGCCTCCGGGCAGATCACGCGCATGCCGGTGGAAACCGGTTCGCAGGTGAAGGCCGGCGAGCTGCTGGTGCAGATCGACACGCGTGACGTGAAAAACCAGTACGAGCAGTCCGCGGCCGACCTGCGCAGTGCGCAGGCTAGCCTCGAAGTGGCCCAGTCGCAGAAGAAGCGCTCCGACGAACTGTACAAGACGCGCATTATCACCACGCAGGAGTACGAAGCCGCGCAGCTCGGCCTCACGCAGGCGCAGGGTGCGATCGTGCGCGCGAGCACCAACGTCGATCTGGCCAAGCAGCGCCTCGAAGACGCCACCGTGATCGCACCGGTGAATGGCACGATCATCGACAAGCCTGTCTCGTTGGGTCAGGTGATCGCGTCGGCTACCGGCTCGGTGTCCGGTGGCACGACCCTGCTCAAGATGGCCGACCTCACCAAGGTGCGCGTGCGCGCGTTGGTGAACGAGACGGACATCGGCAACGTGCGCCCGGGTCAGTCCACGCGCGTCACGGTGGATGCCTACCCCGAGCGTCCGTTTCAGGGCGTGGTCGAGAAGATCGAACCGCAGGCCGTAGTACAGCAGAGCGTCACCATGTTTCCGGTGATCGTGTCGCTGGACAACAACGAAGGGTTACTCAAGCCGGGCATGAACGGCGAAGTGTCGATGCTCATCGACCGTCGCGACAACGTGCTGGCCGTGAGCAACGACGCGGTGCGCACGGTGCGGGAAGCGGCTGTCGCGGCCACGTTCGTGGGGCTCAACCCCGACAGGGTGTCGGCGCAGGTGCGCGAGATGCAGGCCCAGATGCGCAGCAGCGGTGGCGGCAACGGCGCGGGCGCCGGACAGCCGGCCGGCGACATGCCGTCGGCCAAGGCCGTACAAATGGGCGAGAAGAAGGCCGATGCGAAGGGGGCACCGACGTCGGATCGACGGGGTGGTGCACCGACGGCCGCGGGTGGCAACAGCGGCGGTAATGGCGGCGCCCGTTCGGCTGGCGGCAGCGTCACGCGGGTGCGCACGGCCTTGGTGTTCGTGGAAGACGCGCCGGGTAAGTTCAGCCCCCGTCTCGTGCGATTGGGCGCCTCCGACTACGACTTCTCCGAGGTCGTGTCGGGACTCAAGGAAGGGGAAAAGGTGGCCACGCTGGCCGTGCAGGCGCTGCAGGCCAAGCGTGACCAGCAGAACGACCGGTTCCGTAGCATGACGGGCGCCGGCGGCATGCCGGGCGTGCAGTCCACGACCGGCGGTGCTGGCGGCCGCCCGGCCGGTGGTGGTGGTGGTGGCGGCGGTGGTGGTGGTGGTGGCGCGCGCGGCCGGTGGTGGCGGGCGTCCTCCCGGAGGTCGCTGACATGCTATACGCCGAGACCATTCGCGTGGCGCTGGGCGCGCTGCGAGCCAACAAACTGCGCTCGATCCTCACCATGCTTGGCATCGTGA
- a CDS encoding RNA polymerase sigma factor — MGTDRPVSAEALEERELVLSAQAGDHTAFAGLVHRHQRRAYAVARAIVLSHDDAEDAVQEGFLHAFRALERFRPEQAFGAWLHRIVANAALDIARRRKVRDADELPETLSSPHRDPAESGELRARLARALDTLGERQRAVIVLHDVEGYKHAEIGSILGIPEGTARSDLHHARAHLRRQLSNLRSEK, encoded by the coding sequence ATGGGGACTGACCGACCGGTGTCGGCCGAGGCGCTCGAAGAGCGGGAGTTGGTGCTCTCGGCGCAGGCAGGGGATCACACGGCATTCGCCGGTCTGGTGCATCGTCACCAGCGCCGAGCGTATGCGGTTGCCCGTGCCATTGTGTTGTCGCACGATGATGCCGAGGATGCGGTGCAGGAAGGGTTTCTGCATGCGTTTCGCGCCCTCGAACGGTTTCGCCCGGAGCAGGCTTTCGGCGCGTGGCTGCATCGCATTGTCGCCAATGCAGCGTTGGATATCGCCCGTCGGCGCAAAGTACGCGACGCGGACGAGTTGCCGGAGACGTTGTCGTCTCCACATCGGGATCCGGCAGAATCGGGTGAGTTGCGTGCGCGCCTGGCGCGCGCACTGGATACGCTCGGCGAACGGCAGCGCGCAGTCATCGTGTTGCACGACGTCGAGGGATACAAGCACGCGGAGATCGGCTCAATTCTCGGAATTCCCGAGGGAACGGCGCGATCGGACTTGCACCATGCTCGGGCGCACCTGCGGCGACAGCTGAGCAATCTTCGGAGTGAGAAATGA